A part of Botrytis cinerea B05.10 chromosome 2, complete sequence genomic DNA contains:
- the Bcnop12 gene encoding Bcnop12 encodes MGKRSRNENTSVAEKANGKESAGKSIFTENKAVDPTLALLFASSAGPVQAPPKSRYQEAPLPRRNVESQEGESSEVSDDDEDAEDVEMGEGDEELSSIDGDLEDADISGLSAEDDDTNEIHDEVPELDKFIEAKNEKPERKRKRKTDEPDLEGKYLEKLAREEEKEEEERQAERRLKRQKLAAEQKPVSDEEMEKDGSDEEDEDNAESDSEAEAEDDTEESGSEETSHKRKTPSDVPLHESLVPDKDAAELEKASRTIFLGNVASSTISSKADKKILMSHLSSFIDDLPPPPAGKPSHKLESLRFRSTAYATAALPKKAAFAKKDIMTATTKSTNAYAVYSTAFAAREAVKKLNGTIVLDRHLRVDGVAHPAKTDHRRCVFVGNLGFVDDESLLEQDGENSRKRSKIPSDIEEGLWRQFGKAGEVESVRVIRDEKTRVGKGFAYVQFTDANAVEAALLFNEKKYPPMLPRVLRVVRAKAQHKQVSSRPTARQPKSSKTSQIYNPKVDPNQASLQGRATKLLGKAGGAKFKKTGANDTTLGSRGDKQVSGSGEAKGGMAGIKAPESFVFEGYRASASKGKPKDLKLGGKGGGKKKGKPRTRSSNRGAEWKKRGSK; translated from the exons ATGGGCAAGCGTAGTCGGAACGAGAATACCAGCGTGGCGGAAAAAGCCAATGGTAAAGAAAGTGCTGGTAAATCAATTTTCACTGAAAACAAGGCTGTCGACCCTACTCTAGCCTTGCTATTTGCATCAAGT GCTGGTCCAGTACAAGCTCCTCCAAAATCTAGATATCAAGAAGCACCTTTGCCTCGTAGAAACGTCGAATCGCAGGAGGGAGAATCGTCCGAGGTTtctgacgatgatgaagacgcCGAAGATGTCGAAATGGGCGAAGGTGACGAGGAATTAAGTAGCATCGATGGCGATCTCGAAGATGCTGATATTTCGGGTCTATCTGCTGAGGATGATGATACCAACGAAATACATGACGAGGTACCCGAATTGGATAAATTCATCGAAGCAAAAAATGAGAAGCCCGAACGAAAACGTAAAAGGAAGACCGATGAGCCAGATCTTGAAGGAAAGTACCTTGAGAAGCTGGCcagggaagaagaaaaggaagaggaagaacgCCAAGCCGAAAGACGATTGAAACGCCAAAAGTTAGCTGCAGAGCAAAAGCCGGTTTCAGAcgaagagatggagaaagatgGCTCTGATGAGGAGGACGAGGATAATGCTGAATCTGATAGCGAAGCTGAAGCTGAGGATGATACAGAAGAATCCGGTTCCGAGGAGACAAGCCACAAGAGAAAGACGCCATCCGATGTTCCTCTACATGAATCCCTCGTACCAGATAAGGATGCTGCCGAGCTTGAAAAGGCATCCCGTACTATTTTCCTTGGAAATGTAGCAAGTTCTACTATATCATCCAAAGCCGACAAAAAAATACTTATGTCTCATCTGTCCTCTTTCATTGAtgatctccctcctcccccagCTGGCAAACCATCTCACAAATTGGAATCCCTCCGCTTCCGTTCCACTGCCTACGCCACTGCCGCACTACCAAAGAAAGCTGCTTTTGCTAAAAAAGACATTATGACTGCTACAACAAAAAGCACAAATGCCTACGCAGTCTACTCTACAGCATTTGCAGCCAGAGAGGCCGTTAAGAAACTCAATGGAACTATAGTACTAGATCGTCATCTTCGCGTAGATGGCGTAGCGCATCCTGCGAAAACCGATCACCGCCGATGTGTCTTTGTTGGAAACTTGGGGTTTGTAGACGATGAATCTCTTCTTGAACAAGATGGAGAAAACAGCCGCAAACGTTCGAAAATACCttctgatattgaagaaggCTTGTGGAGGCAATTCGGGAAGGCTGGTGAAGTAGAGAGTGTACGTGTTATTCGCGATGAGAAAACTCGCGTTGGAAAGGGTTTTGCTTATGTACAATTTACC GACGCAAATGCAGTTGAAGCTGCCCTACTTTTCAATGAGAAGAAGTATCCGCCGATGCTTCCTCGTGTCCTTCGTGTTGTCCGCGCCAAAGCTCAACATAAACAAGTCTCATCCCGACCCACAGCTCGTCAACCTAAGTCGTCAAAAACCTCCCAAATATACAATCCAAAAGTTGATCCAAATCAGGCCTCTTTGCAGGGTAGAGCTACCAAACTATTAGGGAAAGCTGGTGGcgcaaaattcaagaaaaccGGGGCCAACGACACGACTTTGGGCTCCAGGGGAGACAAGCAAGTCAGTGGAAGCGGAGAAGCCAAGGGTGGAATGGCCGGTATCAAAGCACCTGAGAGTTTCGTTTTTGAGGGTTATAGAGCTAGTGCAAGCAAGGGTAAGCCAAAGGATCTAAAGTTGGGAGGAAAGGGtggtggaaagaagaagggtaaACCCAGAACGAGATCGTCAAACAGAGGTGCCGAGTGGAAGAAGCGAGGATCGAAGTAA